In the Syntrophus aciditrophicus SB genome, CGTTGACAATGCTCAATAGTTATGGAAAATTTCCAGTCACATTCCTCAAAGAGAAGAGTTCGGACGTGAGGGAGAAGGGGATGCAGAGACTCAGGAGCGCCATAACCGGTTTTTTGATCGCAATGACATGCTTTTTCTGCATGACAGTGGATTTGATGGCTGAGAACCGTTTTTTTCCTGAAGAGATTGTCGAAGGGGTCGCCCCGATATACACGGCGCCCCCCATTCCAGAGGGACTTCAGTATGCGAAATCCGGAAGCAGGGGAGAGGCGCCCGGAGAGAGCGAGAACTGGAAGCGCCGTCCGGAGGTTGTCGTCTCTTGGGGTGACGAACCAACCCGGGTGAAGATCATGGGAAACTCAGTTCTTGTTCCCGCTACACTTGCGCACGGCGGCAATGAAATCGATGTTTATCTCCTGCTGGATACAGGCTCTACGGGAACGGCGATCCATTCCGACATTGCCGATCAGTTGGCCATCAATCTGGATCAGGCGGCAAGGACCAAAGTGCAGGTCGTCGGGGGAGGAGTCCTCAACGCCCGCGTGGTCAGGATAGGTCGTTTGACTGTCGGGCCGCATACGAAACGCAATTGGAACATTTTTGTCGTCCCTCATAAAAGTTCGGCTGCACGATATGATGGACTGCTCGGGATGGATGTCCTGCGCGGGTTGAAGTATGAAGTGGATTTTAAAAAGCAGCTTATCATCTGGCAATAAATCTTATCGTAATGACAATACCGAGTTTTATTTCGGGCAAAAAATATCATCTCATAATCTGGACTTAAGGTTCAGTCAACATTGCTGGTACAGGAAACTGACGTAAAAAACGGACCGCCAGGGGTTGTTTCCTCATTAAAAAGGCTCAAGGCTTGTGGGCATTGTGACATGAAATAATGCGATCCAGTTGCAGGAGTTACGGAAAAAAATAGACAGACATCCTCTGAGGAGAAACCAAAATGAAATTGATTATGCTTGTTATTGCGATTCTCTCGTTGACAGGGTGCGCCACCGGCCCCGTCCTTTATCCCAATGCTCACCTTCAGATGGTCGGCGAGGTGCAGGCCCGTAAGGATATAGCAGAATGTGAGGTCCTTGCCGATCAGTACGTCAAATCAGATGCAGGAATTGCCGCGGCCAGAAGCACCGCCATTGGCGGAGCCGGAGGGGCAGTCATCGGCGGCGCCGCAGGCGCCGTGACGGGCAACCTGGGTCGGGGCATTGGTGTCGGCGCAGCCGCCGGCGCGGCGACGGGTCTGGTGCACGGCATCATCCGCGCGTCGGAACCCAGTCCCATTTTCAAAAACTTCATGATCCGATGCCTGCAGGAAAAAGGATATGACGTCATCGGATGGGAATGACGGCCTGATCCGCTTTTCTCATCGCAGATGACGGCTGACGTCGATATGGGAGACTCGTTCAGCAGTCGAAAAAGCCAATAATTCAAGAAGGAGGATATAGTGTGAAGAAGAAGTGGCCTGTATTCAGTAAGTTATTCATCATGGTGGTTGCGGCAACCGTGCTCCTGAGCCCGGGCGCTCTCCCGGGAACGGCCTCTGCGACCGAGGGAGGCGGCGGGGCATACCCGAACGGCGCCGAGGACTTCATGACCGGGGCGCTACCGCCGCCGGGGACCTATTTTAAAAACTACCTGACCTACTACACGGCATCGGATTTCAAGGACGGCAACGGCAACGATCTCATTCCCGATTTCGATCTGAAGGTGACGGCCGATGTGCTCCGGTTCATCCATGTGACAAACTGCAAGATCCTTGGCGCCAACTGGGCCGTTCATGCCTTTATTCCCCTGACCTATCAGGACGTGAAAAGCGGCGGCGACAGCGATGATCGTTTCGGGTTGGGAGACATCATCGTAAACCCGATCATTCTCGGCTGGCACACCAAAAACTTTCACGTCACGGCGGGTCTCGACATCTATATCCCCGTGGGTACCTACGACGAGGACCGTCTGGCAAATCTCGGGAGGAATTACTGGACCTTCGAGCCCGTCCTTGCCATGACCTACCTGAACGACAGCGGCTTCGAGGTCTCCGCCAAATTGATGTACGATTTCAACACGGAAAACGACGACACGAATTACGAGTCCGGCCAGGAATTCCACACCGACTTGACTATCGGCTATCACATCAACAAGTCGTGGGCCGTCGGCATCGGGGGCTATTACTATGATCAGACGACTGATGATGAGCAGGACGGGGTCAAAGTCGGATCAGACGGATTCGAGGGCCGAGTCTTCTCCATCGGTCCCGTGGCGCAGTACAGTTACAGGAACATGAGCTTCACGCTCAAGTGGCAGTCCGAATTCGAGGCAAGGAACAAGCCTGAGGGCGACAAGTTCTGGTTCAACCTCGTTTATGCCTTCTAACGCTTCAAAGGCCGCATTTTCCCGGGCGGCCTTTTTTTCAAAAACTTGAAATGAGCCGGCATTCTTATCTGCAGACTCCGCAGTTTTCTACCAGTAATTTTAATTTATTATTGTTGTGGGTTTCAGGATTGGAAGATATCAGGAAAGAGCCATCCTGAAGTCCTGGTTTCGTCTCAGATGAAAAAGTTCGTACAGACAGAATGAACTGCAAAAATTATCCGACTTCATTATCCGGCGGTGTTCTCTTCTCCGCACCGGTTTTGTCATCAACTCCGCGCTGCTTAGCCTTTTCGCAGCGGGTCTGAAGGCGGGAAAACCGGTGACGCCAGGCATCTTTCTGCTGTTCCGGCATCGGGGGGGATGTCTTCATGATTCCATCCACGAGTTGTAACGCCCGTTCAAGATTTCCTGTCCGATGTTCATGCCATTTGGCCAGTTCCTCCGCGGCGAAGAGGTCATTCGGATTTTCCTTCAATAGATCCTCCCAGAGGATAACCGCCTTTTCCCACTGGCTGTTTTTTTTATGAATCAGGGAAAGGGCCTGACGCGCCTCAAGGGACGCCGTTCGCGAAGCGGAACGGGAAGCATCCTCGTATAGGGAACAGGCCGAAAGCTGTCTCCCCCTGTCCAGGAAAAGACGGGCCGCGGCGCAGAGGTCCGAGGGATCATAATGGGAGCAATGACCGTTGGAGTTGAATATCCCCGCCAGATGAACGGTCAGTGCCGCAAGGGCCGTGATGTCCAGACGGTTGTGCCGGAAGACGTCAAGCAGGGGATGGGGATCGCGAGACCGGAGCCAGTTGAAGTAGCGCATAGGGACTTCGCTACCCGGCAGGTCGTCCTCGCGATAGAATTTCAGAAGAGCCTCCTCCAGGGTAATAAGCCGGCTGTTGCTGATCCGATGGCCGAAAAGACGCCGGGCCGGGTGAAGCAGGTCGAGATGAGGAAGGGCGGTCAGCGGGTTGTCCAGACGGTTCAGGATGTAGCGGGTGGCGAGCAGGTTGATGTCGAAGGATTTGCCGTTGAACGTGACCAGATAACGTTTCGAAGCGGCAATTTTCTGAAGGGCGGCGAGAACGGCCCGTTCTTCCTCGAAACTCCGGGCGAAAAGCTGGCGGACGAGGAAGCGACCATCCGCTTCGAACCAGCCCACGCCGACAAGAAAGGCCAGAGTTCCCGTTCCACCGGCCAAACCCGTCGTTTCCGTGTCGAGAAAAAGTGCGGTCCGGCTGTCAAAATCGGACAAGCGGGTGTCGTTGGCCAGGAGAGCCGTCGCTTCCATATCCAGCGTCTCCAGTTCATTAAGCCGGCGGATGCCGTGGGTCTCGGTTCCTTCCAGTAGAGAG is a window encoding:
- a CDS encoding retropepsin-like aspartic protease codes for the protein MQRLRSAITGFLIAMTCFFCMTVDLMAENRFFPEEIVEGVAPIYTAPPIPEGLQYAKSGSRGEAPGESENWKRRPEVVVSWGDEPTRVKIMGNSVLVPATLAHGGNEIDVYLLLDTGSTGTAIHSDIADQLAINLDQAARTKVQVVGGGVLNARVVRIGRLTVGPHTKRNWNIFVVPHKSSAARYDGLLGMDVLRGLKYEVDFKKQLIIWQ
- a CDS encoding SphA family protein, with translation MKKKWPVFSKLFIMVVAATVLLSPGALPGTASATEGGGGAYPNGAEDFMTGALPPPGTYFKNYLTYYTASDFKDGNGNDLIPDFDLKVTADVLRFIHVTNCKILGANWAVHAFIPLTYQDVKSGGDSDDRFGLGDIIVNPIILGWHTKNFHVTAGLDIYIPVGTYDEDRLANLGRNYWTFEPVLAMTYLNDSGFEVSAKLMYDFNTENDDTNYESGQEFHTDLTIGYHINKSWAVGIGGYYYDQTTDDEQDGVKVGSDGFEGRVFSIGPVAQYSYRNMSFTLKWQSEFEARNKPEGDKFWFNLVYAF
- a CDS encoding ribonuclease H-like domain-containing protein — translated: MSLKDRLRRLTGEEESPAKPDTTDRAEQLSDLRRRLDAIVSRRPGDTPEFFPPGRLRKELPALQDLLTGCEECNDWGAFFRIDSLLEGTETHGIRRLNELETLDMEATALLANDTRLSDFDSRTALFLDTETTGLAGGTGTLAFLVGVGWFEADGRFLVRQLFARSFEEERAVLAALQKIAASKRYLVTFNGKSFDINLLATRYILNRLDNPLTALPHLDLLHPARRLFGHRISNSRLITLEEALLKFYREDDLPGSEVPMRYFNWLRSRDPHPLLDVFRHNRLDITALAALTVHLAGIFNSNGHCSHYDPSDLCAAARLFLDRGRQLSACSLYEDASRSASRTASLEARQALSLIHKKNSQWEKAVILWEDLLKENPNDLFAAEELAKWHEHRTGNLERALQLVDGIMKTSPPMPEQQKDAWRHRFSRLQTRCEKAKQRGVDDKTGAEKRTPPDNEVG